One Pseudonocardia sediminis DNA window includes the following coding sequences:
- a CDS encoding glycosyltransferase family 2 protein: MSEPVASGPGAPRFSFLSTAYRTEDRVAGMIDSVRAQTDPDWELVVVDNGMSDEMARIVGEYAHDPRIRLVRQPNRGIAGGVNAASAVARGRYVSLLHSDDRVEPGFCARLGTVLDTRPEVAAALPDAWMFSAATGERLPLSYLQGSGADRPDEQRLLTLAELVEGPCPYYTGAVRRDVWDRFGGFDDDTTCVSDLQIFLRIASAGYGLVLLPDRLAGYGQAAESISRGGRSVLRLEEQREAVVTRYATASGRPEDLAALARELRRSRHRRGIVGARVALLDGDVAAARRSARRAWSQRRDLRTAAVLAALTVAPGPTRRAYLAGRATPPPTPSPAPEVTRPRAVVSGDRE, from the coding sequence GGACAGGGTCGCCGGGATGATCGACTCGGTCCGCGCCCAGACCGACCCCGACTGGGAGCTCGTCGTCGTCGACAACGGCATGTCCGACGAGATGGCCCGCATCGTCGGCGAGTACGCCCACGACCCGCGCATCCGGCTCGTCCGCCAGCCCAACCGGGGCATCGCGGGCGGTGTCAACGCCGCGTCCGCGGTGGCGCGCGGGCGCTACGTCTCGCTGCTGCACAGCGACGACCGCGTGGAGCCGGGCTTCTGCGCTCGTCTGGGCACCGTGCTCGACACCCGCCCCGAGGTGGCCGCGGCGCTGCCCGACGCATGGATGTTCTCCGCGGCCACCGGCGAGCGGCTGCCGCTCTCCTACCTGCAGGGCAGCGGCGCCGACCGTCCCGACGAGCAGCGTCTGCTCACCCTCGCCGAGCTGGTCGAGGGCCCGTGCCCCTATTACACCGGGGCCGTGCGACGGGACGTCTGGGACCGCTTCGGCGGCTTCGACGACGACACGACCTGCGTCTCCGACCTGCAGATCTTCCTGCGTATCGCCTCGGCCGGGTACGGGCTGGTCCTGCTCCCGGACCGTCTGGCCGGGTACGGCCAGGCGGCGGAGTCGATCTCCCGCGGGGGCCGCTCGGTGCTGCGCCTCGAGGAGCAGCGCGAGGCCGTGGTCACGAGGTACGCGACGGCGTCCGGACGGCCGGAGGACCTCGCCGCGCTGGCGCGGGAGCTGCGTCGCAGCCGGCACCGCCGCGGGATCGTCGGCGCCCGGGTCGCTCTGCTCGACGGCGACGTGGCGGCCGCGCGCCGGTCGGCCCGGCGGGCCTGGTCGCAGCGCCGCGACCTGCGGACCGCGGCCGTCCTCGCCGCCCTCACCGTCGCACCGGGACCCACCCGCCGCGCGTACCTCGCCGGCCGGGCCACACCCCCGCCGACGCCATCGCCGGCCCCGGAGGTCACCCGGCCCCGCGCGGTGGTCTCGGGCGACCGCGAGTGA
- a CDS encoding oligosaccharide flippase family protein, which translates to MRTEKDPDGPAARGGSGAVGSLSRVLRRGVVISAGTFALLQIVAFAQIVTLARLLTPAEIGLFAAGTVLTGFLISTSADGLAVALIQRDATDIEDAADTVFRASLLTGLALSLAALAAAPLIGLVFDSTAAATIAAAGSGVTLLHSLTVVPDALMQRRFDFRRRLIVNPSVALTNAGVAIGCAVGGLGVWSLVVANYASYVVWVVLSWSLGGWWPGRGRPTMRLWRELARFSFPLVLNGTAWRLREVFETVLVGRRLDEAAVGQYRYGRRLCMLPGTAVVEIGSYVLLPAFARISGDPERFRAGFRRALAVVWTASAALAAILVALGEPIVVVLLGEPWRDAGLALAAMAGFGLGEGLGAVSDEAVKGSGRSHLLHWTTAVSLVGTVGFLLVLAPLGLFGVGLAVSAANVAMGLTAVVVAAHVTGARVRDVLGGLVPAVVAGTVAVLAVGALEHLVVHSDRLALPLGLASLAGEALLVLGVFLVVLQVVAPSLAGELRGSLRRFASARG; encoded by the coding sequence GTGAGGACGGAGAAGGATCCGGACGGCCCGGCGGCCCGGGGCGGGAGCGGCGCGGTCGGCTCGCTGAGCCGGGTCCTGCGCCGGGGGGTCGTCATCTCCGCCGGGACGTTCGCGCTGCTGCAGATCGTCGCGTTCGCGCAGATCGTGACGCTGGCCCGCCTCCTCACCCCGGCCGAGATCGGCCTGTTCGCGGCGGGCACCGTGCTGACCGGGTTTCTGATCTCGACCTCCGCGGACGGCCTGGCCGTCGCCCTGATCCAGCGCGACGCCACCGACATCGAGGACGCCGCGGACACCGTCTTCCGGGCGTCGCTGCTGACCGGCCTGGCGCTCTCCCTCGCCGCGCTCGCCGCCGCCCCGCTGATCGGACTGGTGTTCGACAGCACGGCCGCCGCGACGATCGCCGCCGCCGGCTCCGGGGTGACGCTGCTGCACTCGCTGACCGTCGTCCCGGACGCCCTGATGCAGCGGCGCTTCGACTTCCGCAGACGGCTGATCGTGAACCCGTCGGTGGCCCTGACCAACGCCGGCGTGGCGATCGGGTGCGCGGTCGGCGGGCTCGGGGTGTGGAGCCTCGTCGTCGCGAACTACGCGTCGTACGTCGTGTGGGTCGTCCTGAGCTGGTCGCTCGGGGGCTGGTGGCCCGGCCGCGGACGGCCGACGATGCGGCTGTGGCGCGAGCTCGCCCGGTTCAGCTTCCCGCTGGTGCTCAACGGCACCGCGTGGCGGCTGCGCGAGGTGTTCGAGACGGTGCTGGTCGGGCGCCGCCTGGACGAGGCCGCCGTCGGCCAGTACCGCTACGGACGGCGGCTGTGCATGCTGCCGGGCACCGCCGTCGTCGAGATCGGGTCCTACGTCCTGCTGCCCGCGTTCGCCCGGATCAGCGGGGACCCCGAGCGGTTCCGCGCCGGGTTCCGGCGGGCCCTGGCCGTGGTGTGGACGGCGTCGGCGGCACTGGCGGCGATCCTGGTCGCGCTCGGCGAACCGATCGTGGTGGTGCTGCTCGGTGAGCCGTGGCGCGACGCCGGCCTGGCCCTGGCCGCGATGGCCGGGTTCGGCCTCGGCGAGGGCCTCGGAGCGGTGTCCGACGAGGCGGTCAAGGGCAGCGGCCGATCGCACCTGCTGCACTGGACGACGGCGGTCAGCCTCGTCGGGACGGTCGGGTTCCTGCTGGTCCTGGCCCCGCTGGGGTTGTTCGGGGTGGGGCTGGCCGTCTCGGCCGCGAACGTGGCGATGGGCCTGACCGCCGTCGTGGTCGCCGCGCACGTGACCGGCGCGCGGGTCCGCGACGTGCTCGGCGGGCTCGTCCCGGCCGTCGTGGCCGGCACGGTGGCGGTGCTCGCGGTGGGGGCGCTCGAACACCTGGTGGTGCACTCCGACCGGCTCGCGCTGCCCCTCGGGCTGGCCTCGCTCGCCGGCGAGGCGCTGCTCGTGCTCGGGGTGTTCCTGGTGGTGCTGCAGGTCGTGGCCCCCTCGCTGGCCGGCGAGCTGCGCGGCTCGCTGCGGAGGTTCGCCTCGGCCCGGGGATAG
- a CDS encoding cystathionine gamma-lyase, producing MDDGTRCVRGGTAPGPHPVGSPVHPGPVLSATFHLGLPHDADSGADFYGRADNPTWRELESAIGDLDGGPCTIFASGMAAIAAVMRSFTGPGRGVLLPSDGYYVSRLVADEDLAPLGIDVRTCATAGDWTAALQHRPAPGLVLLETPSNPGLEVCDIRAIAEAAHAVGALLAVDNTTATPLGQRPLELGADLVVASDTKALAGHGDVLLGHVSAADPVHAERLRAARTRGGAVPGPMETWLALRGLGTLDLRLARQAENARALAVALREHPAVTDVRWPGLADDPAHLLARSQMRRWNGILRFTLPSTHAVGEFLDACELVDSTTSFGSLRTCADRRARWGDAVPEGLVRLSAGCEDTADLVGDVLRALDAVVR from the coding sequence ATGGACGACGGGACCCGGTGTGTGCGTGGCGGTACGGCCCCCGGGCCGCACCCGGTCGGCTCCCCGGTGCATCCCGGACCGGTGCTCTCGGCGACGTTCCATCTCGGCCTGCCGCACGACGCCGACTCCGGCGCCGACTTCTACGGCCGCGCCGACAACCCGACCTGGCGGGAGCTGGAGTCCGCGATCGGGGACCTCGACGGCGGCCCGTGCACGATCTTCGCCTCCGGGATGGCCGCCATCGCGGCCGTGATGCGCTCGTTCACCGGGCCCGGCCGCGGGGTTCTGCTGCCCAGCGACGGCTACTACGTGTCCCGGCTCGTCGCCGACGAGGACCTGGCCCCGCTGGGGATCGACGTCCGGACCTGCGCCACGGCCGGCGACTGGACCGCCGCGTTGCAGCATCGCCCGGCACCGGGGCTGGTGCTGCTGGAGACGCCGTCCAACCCGGGCCTGGAGGTCTGCGACATCCGCGCGATCGCCGAGGCGGCCCACGCCGTCGGGGCGCTGCTCGCCGTGGACAACACGACCGCCACCCCGCTCGGGCAGCGCCCGCTCGAGCTCGGCGCCGACCTGGTCGTGGCGAGTGACACCAAGGCACTGGCCGGGCACGGCGACGTGCTGCTCGGGCACGTCAGCGCGGCCGACCCGGTGCACGCCGAGCGCCTGCGCGCGGCCCGCACCCGCGGCGGCGCGGTGCCCGGGCCGATGGAGACCTGGCTGGCGCTACGCGGCCTCGGGACCCTGGACCTGCGTCTGGCCCGTCAGGCCGAGAACGCCCGCGCGCTGGCCGTCGCGCTGCGCGAGCACCCCGCCGTCACCGACGTCCGGTGGCCGGGGCTGGCCGACGACCCCGCCCACCTGCTGGCCCGGTCCCAGATGCGCCGGTGGAACGGCATCCTGCGTTTCACCCTGCCCTCGACGCACGCGGTGGGGGAGTTCCTCGACGCCTGCGAGCTCGTCGACTCCACGACCAGCTTCGGCAGCCTGCGCACCTGCGCCGACCGCCGTGCGCGCTGGGGCGACGCGGTGCCCGAGGGCCTCGTCCGGCTCTCGGCCGGGTGCGAGGACACCGCGGACCTCGTCGGCGACGTCCTGCGGGCACTGGACGCGGTCGTCCGCTGA
- a CDS encoding NAD(P)H-dependent glycerol-3-phosphate dehydrogenase — protein MTRIAVLGAGSWGTAFAKVLADAGRHVTLWARREEVAQAINARHRNPDYLSGIELPHTLTATSDPRAALEGADAVVFAVPSQSLRENLERWRDLLPPGVTLVSLAKGVELGSLRRMSEVIAEVARVPADHVAVVSGPNLAGEIAHEEPTATVIACADHGRAVALQTASATGYFRSYTNTDVIGAELGGAGKNVIALAVGIAAGMGLGDNSRASLITRGLAEMSRLGVALGASPLTLAGLAGLGDLVATCSSPLSRNRTFGEHLGQGASLAEAEKANNGQVAEGVKSCVSICELAGRHGVELPIVDAVRRVCHEGMSTSALAKDLISRAPKPE, from the coding sequence CTGACGAGGATCGCGGTGCTCGGCGCCGGGTCCTGGGGCACGGCGTTCGCGAAGGTCCTCGCCGACGCCGGCCGCCACGTCACGCTGTGGGCGCGGCGCGAGGAGGTCGCCCAGGCGATCAACGCCCGTCACCGGAACCCGGACTACCTCTCCGGCATCGAGCTGCCGCACACGCTGACCGCCACCTCCGACCCGCGCGCCGCGCTCGAGGGCGCCGACGCCGTCGTGTTCGCGGTGCCGTCGCAGTCGCTGCGGGAGAACCTGGAGCGCTGGCGGGACCTGCTGCCGCCCGGCGTCACCCTGGTCAGCCTGGCCAAGGGCGTCGAGCTGGGGTCGCTGCGGCGGATGAGCGAGGTGATCGCCGAGGTCGCGCGGGTGCCGGCCGACCACGTCGCCGTCGTCTCCGGGCCGAACCTGGCCGGGGAGATCGCGCACGAGGAGCCGACCGCCACCGTCATCGCCTGCGCCGACCACGGTCGTGCCGTGGCGCTGCAGACCGCGTCCGCGACCGGCTACTTCCGCTCCTACACCAACACCGACGTGATCGGGGCCGAGCTCGGCGGCGCGGGCAAGAACGTCATCGCGCTGGCCGTCGGGATCGCGGCCGGGATGGGGCTCGGCGACAACAGCCGGGCCTCGCTGATCACCCGCGGTCTGGCAGAGATGTCGCGTCTCGGCGTGGCGCTGGGCGCGAGCCCGCTGACGCTCGCCGGGCTGGCCGGACTCGGCGACCTCGTCGCGACGTGCTCGTCCCCGCTGTCGCGCAACCGGACGTTCGGCGAGCACCTGGGGCAGGGCGCGAGCCTGGCCGAGGCGGAGAAGGCGAACAACGGCCAGGTCGCCGAGGGTGTGAAGTCCTGCGTGTCGATCTGCGAGCTGGCCGGGCGGCACGGCGTGGAGCTGCCGATCGTCGACGCGGTCCGGCGCGTGTGCCACGAGGGCATGTCCACGTCCGCGCTGGCCAAGGACCTCATCAGCCGGGCGCCGAAGCCGGAGTGA
- a CDS encoding lysophospholipid acyltransferase family protein, giving the protein MAREKSGFWISLAATVFYPVGYLTGRPRYVGREHLPEVGGALIVGNHISHLDPIHTALWLHTAGRTPRFMAKHSLWSVPVLGQILRGSAQIPVYRGSADAQNSLAAGTQALADGKTVIIYPEGTITRDPDGWPMQSRTGVARLALTSDVPVIPTVHWGTREILDGYNKKFRPLPRTTVTVHGGDPVDLSAYRGRPIDAALLREVTDLIMTRVRDLLAEVRGEPAPEGFYRVSRSPDATDPGRGGPAAAP; this is encoded by the coding sequence GTGGCCCGCGAGAAGAGCGGATTCTGGATCTCCCTGGCCGCGACCGTGTTCTACCCGGTCGGCTACCTGACCGGGCGTCCGCGCTACGTGGGTCGTGAGCACCTGCCCGAGGTCGGCGGGGCGCTGATCGTCGGCAACCACATCTCGCACCTGGACCCGATCCACACCGCGCTGTGGCTGCACACCGCGGGCCGCACGCCCCGGTTCATGGCCAAGCACAGTCTCTGGTCGGTGCCGGTGCTCGGGCAGATCCTGCGCGGGTCCGCCCAGATCCCGGTCTACCGCGGCTCCGCCGACGCCCAGAACAGCCTGGCCGCGGGCACCCAGGCCCTCGCCGACGGCAAGACGGTGATCATCTACCCGGAGGGCACGATCACCAGGGACCCGGACGGCTGGCCGATGCAGTCCCGTACCGGCGTCGCCCGCCTGGCCCTGACGTCCGATGTCCCGGTCATCCCGACGGTGCACTGGGGGACCCGCGAGATCCTCGACGGCTACAACAAGAAGTTCCGCCCGCTGCCGCGCACGACCGTCACCGTCCACGGCGGGGACCCGGTCGACCTGTCGGCCTACCGCGGCCGCCCGATCGACGCGGCCTTGCTCCGCGAGGTCACAGACCTGATCATGACGCGCGTGCGTGATCTGCTGGCCGAGGTGCGCGGGGAGCCGGCGCCGGAGGGCTTCTACCGCGTCTCGAGGTCGCCGGACGCGACCGACCCGGGCCGCGGCGGACCGGCGGCCGCCCCGTGA
- the cofC gene encoding 2-phospho-L-lactate guanylyltransferase: MIRGFRVDLVVPVKPLPVAKTRLRGAADGGVGSLTAHTRLALALAMDTVTAARAARRVGSIVVISSDPAVAMELGALGADVVPDPSKGLNGALRHGARVLREHEPACAVAALQADLPALRPDQLDGALDAASELFGSGATRAFCADEPGTGTTLLVAAPGIELDPHFGRGSAAAHLASGAESLDGEWPGLRRDVDVTADLEQAAALGIGPRTRAVLAAREQPQADGRPL, from the coding sequence GTGATCAGGGGATTCCGGGTCGATCTCGTGGTGCCGGTCAAGCCGCTGCCGGTGGCCAAGACCCGGTTGCGTGGTGCCGCCGACGGCGGGGTCGGTTCGCTCACGGCCCACACCCGGCTGGCGCTGGCCCTGGCGATGGACACCGTCACCGCCGCCCGGGCCGCGCGGCGCGTCGGGTCGATCGTGGTCATCTCCTCCGACCCGGCGGTCGCGATGGAGCTCGGCGCCCTCGGCGCCGACGTCGTCCCGGACCCGTCGAAGGGGCTCAACGGGGCCCTGCGCCACGGCGCCCGGGTACTGCGCGAGCACGAGCCCGCCTGCGCCGTCGCGGCGCTGCAGGCCGACCTGCCGGCCCTGCGGCCGGACCAGCTCGACGGTGCCCTGGACGCGGCGTCGGAGCTGTTCGGCAGCGGTGCGACCAGGGCGTTCTGCGCCGACGAGCCCGGTACCGGCACCACCCTGCTGGTCGCCGCACCGGGCATCGAGCTCGACCCGCACTTCGGCCGCGGATCGGCTGCGGCGCACCTGGCCTCGGGCGCGGAGTCCCTCGACGGCGAGTGGCCGGGCCTGCGCCGTGACGTCGACGTCACCGCCGATCTCGAGCAGGCCGCCGCGCTCGGGATCGGGCCCCGCACGCGGGCCGTTCTCGCGGCCCGGGAGCAGCCCCAGGCCGACGGCCGACCCCTGTGA
- a CDS encoding RNA degradosome polyphosphate kinase: protein MNDDATGDPGTSGATPSESSAPTHRRDRPVRPAPGGRRAPRPAARRTSAVHRAAGETDKDGTAARIPTQPGAPVSPAVLGASPIAPPAGAHTGPVPSVLPDNRYLNRELSWLDFNARVLALAEDASQPLLERVKFLAIFASNLDEFYMVRVAGLKRRDDTGLSVRSADGLTPRQQLARIAERSRALSRAHAQVFAEEVKPELDAAGVHIRRWDDLTDAERLRLSDFFSEQVFPVLTPLAVDPAHPFPYISGLSLNLAVTVRDPEGRTERFARVKVPNNVPRLVVVDPDGADARDGQRQVTFLPIEDLISAHLGDLFTGMEVAEVHPFRVTRNADLEVEEDRDEDLLQALERELARRRFGPPVRLEVVDTMSEHVLELLLRELDVDPNDVVTVPGLLDLTGLWQVHGVNRPDLKDEPFRPATHPAFAERETPRSVFATLREGDVLVHHPYDSFSTSVQRFIEQAATDPNVLAIKQTLYRTSGDSPIVDALIDAAEAGKQVVALVEIKARFDEQANIRWARELEKAGVHVVYGLVGLKTHCKTSMVVRQEGSEIRRYCHIGTGNYNPKTARLYEDMGVLTADPTIAADLTDLFNSLTGYSRQTSYRSLLVAPYGVRRGILRRIDDEIEAHRAGETGARIRLKANSLVDEAIIDACYRASQAGVPVDIVVRGICALRPGQPGLSENITVRSILGQFLEHSRVLHFGAADEYWIGSADMMHRNLDRRVEVMLRVADPALAEQLGAVFDSCLDPATRCWTLGPGGTWEPSPPPGTDAGRVRDHQVELMASRKGLGDGE from the coding sequence GTGAACGACGACGCGACAGGTGACCCGGGCACGTCCGGCGCGACCCCGTCGGAGTCCTCGGCGCCGACGCACCGACGGGACCGACCGGTTCGGCCCGCCCCCGGCGGACGGCGCGCCCCCCGACCGGCCGCGCGCCGGACGAGCGCGGTGCACCGCGCGGCGGGCGAGACGGACAAGGACGGCACCGCGGCGCGCATCCCGACCCAGCCCGGCGCCCCGGTCTCCCCGGCCGTGCTGGGCGCCTCGCCGATCGCTCCGCCGGCCGGTGCGCACACCGGCCCCGTGCCGAGCGTGCTGCCGGACAACCGCTACCTCAACCGCGAGCTGTCCTGGCTCGACTTCAACGCCCGCGTGCTCGCCCTGGCCGAGGACGCCAGCCAGCCGCTGCTGGAGCGGGTGAAGTTCCTGGCGATCTTCGCCTCGAACCTCGACGAGTTCTACATGGTCCGGGTCGCCGGGCTGAAGCGCCGCGACGACACCGGCCTGTCCGTGCGCAGCGCCGACGGCCTCACCCCGCGCCAGCAGCTGGCCCGGATCGCCGAGCGCAGCCGGGCCCTGTCCCGCGCGCACGCCCAGGTGTTCGCCGAGGAGGTCAAGCCCGAGCTCGACGCCGCCGGCGTGCACATCCGGCGCTGGGACGACCTCACCGACGCCGAACGCCTGCGCCTGTCGGACTTCTTCTCCGAGCAGGTGTTCCCGGTGCTCACCCCGCTCGCGGTGGACCCGGCGCACCCGTTCCCCTACATCTCCGGCCTGTCCCTGAACCTGGCCGTCACCGTCCGCGACCCGGAGGGCCGCACCGAGCGCTTCGCCCGGGTCAAGGTGCCGAACAACGTGCCGCGACTGGTCGTGGTCGACCCCGACGGCGCCGACGCCCGCGACGGGCAGCGCCAGGTCACGTTCCTGCCGATCGAGGACCTCATCTCCGCGCACCTCGGTGACCTGTTCACCGGCATGGAGGTCGCCGAGGTGCACCCGTTCCGGGTCACCCGCAACGCCGACCTCGAGGTCGAGGAGGACCGCGACGAGGACCTGCTGCAGGCCCTCGAGCGCGAGCTCGCCCGTCGCCGGTTCGGGCCGCCGGTGCGGCTCGAGGTCGTCGACACGATGTCCGAGCATGTGCTGGAGCTGCTGCTGCGCGAGCTCGACGTCGACCCGAACGACGTCGTCACGGTCCCCGGCCTGCTGGACCTGACCGGCCTGTGGCAGGTGCACGGGGTGAACCGCCCCGACCTCAAGGACGAGCCGTTCCGCCCGGCCACGCACCCCGCGTTCGCCGAGCGGGAGACCCCGCGCAGCGTGTTCGCCACCCTGCGCGAGGGCGACGTGCTGGTGCACCACCCCTACGACTCGTTCTCCACGAGCGTGCAGCGGTTCATCGAGCAGGCCGCGACCGACCCGAACGTGCTGGCGATCAAGCAGACGCTCTACCGGACCTCCGGCGACTCCCCGATCGTCGACGCGCTGATCGACGCCGCCGAGGCCGGCAAGCAGGTCGTGGCGCTGGTGGAGATCAAGGCGCGGTTCGACGAGCAGGCCAACATCCGCTGGGCGCGTGAGCTGGAGAAGGCGGGCGTGCACGTCGTCTACGGGCTGGTGGGCCTCAAGACGCACTGCAAGACGTCGATGGTGGTGCGCCAGGAGGGCTCGGAGATCCGGCGCTACTGCCACATCGGCACCGGTAACTACAACCCGAAGACGGCCCGGCTCTACGAGGACATGGGCGTCCTGACCGCGGACCCGACGATCGCCGCGGACCTGACCGACCTGTTCAACTCGCTGACCGGCTACTCGCGGCAGACCTCCTACCGTTCGCTCCTGGTGGCTCCCTACGGCGTGCGCCGCGGGATCCTGCGCCGGATCGACGACGAGATCGAGGCGCACCGCGCCGGCGAGACCGGGGCCCGGATCCGGCTCAAGGCCAACTCGCTGGTGGACGAGGCGATCATCGACGCCTGCTACCGGGCCTCACAGGCCGGTGTGCCGGTCGACATCGTGGTGCGCGGGATCTGCGCGCTGCGCCCCGGCCAGCCCGGTCTGAGCGAGAACATCACGGTGCGCTCGATCCTCGGGCAGTTCCTGGAGCACTCGCGGGTCCTGCACTTCGGCGCGGCCGACGAGTACTGGATCGGCAGCGCGGACATGATGCACCGCAACCTCGACCGCCGCGTCGAGGTGATGCTCCGGGTCGCCGACCCCGCCCTGGCCGAGCAGCTGGGCGCGGTGTTCGACTCGTGCCTGGACCCGGCCACCCGCTGCTGGACGCTCGGACCGGGCGGCACCTGGGAGCCCTCACCGCCGCCGGGCACCGACGCCGGTCGCGTGCGTGACCACCAGGTCGAGCTGATGGCGTCCCGCAAGGGCCTCGGCGACGGCGAATGA
- a CDS encoding NUDIX hydrolase, which yields MSATSDAPEGRRNPVDPGAGVDVVAAGTVPWRRDGAGGIEVAIVHRPRYDDWSLPKGHQDPGEATTATALRETLEEAGLRARLGGRLPHTSYEVPGKGAKIVHYWAAEVVADHGFTPNSETDERRWVTPAQAADLLTYPHDAELVARLASVGVPSSTVLFVRHAKAGNRANWNGDDDLRPLSGTGHAQAERLAEFLPRFGPDRMCTAPPLRCRQTLEPLAASTGLTIAADEPLMGEHHYWDDADAGLSRFRALAAETGVSVVASQGGVIPDVVEALLVAERGNGHRGSVAVPQDGVPSHKASTWVLGFASDGELLFADYYRRPPS from the coding sequence ATGAGCGCCACCTCCGACGCTCCCGAGGGCCGTCGCAACCCGGTCGACCCCGGGGCCGGCGTCGACGTCGTCGCGGCCGGGACGGTGCCCTGGCGCCGGGACGGCGCGGGCGGCATCGAGGTCGCGATCGTGCACCGCCCCCGCTACGACGACTGGTCGCTGCCCAAGGGCCACCAGGACCCGGGCGAGGCGACGACCGCGACCGCGCTGCGCGAGACCCTCGAGGAGGCGGGCCTGCGGGCCCGCCTGGGTGGTCGCCTACCGCACACCTCCTACGAGGTCCCCGGCAAGGGCGCCAAGATCGTGCACTACTGGGCCGCCGAGGTCGTCGCCGACCACGGCTTCACACCGAACTCCGAGACCGACGAGCGGCGCTGGGTCACCCCGGCGCAGGCCGCGGACCTGCTGACCTACCCGCACGACGCCGAGCTGGTGGCGCGCCTGGCCTCGGTCGGGGTGCCGTCGTCGACGGTGCTGTTCGTCCGGCACGCCAAGGCCGGCAACCGCGCGAACTGGAACGGCGACGACGACCTGCGCCCCCTCTCCGGCACCGGGCACGCCCAGGCCGAGCGGCTCGCGGAGTTCCTGCCGCGCTTCGGCCCGGACCGGATGTGCACCGCCCCGCCGCTGCGCTGCCGTCAGACGCTGGAGCCGCTGGCCGCGTCGACGGGGCTGACGATCGCCGCCGACGAGCCGCTGATGGGCGAGCACCACTACTGGGACGACGCCGACGCCGGCCTGTCCCGTTTCCGCGCCCTCGCCGCCGAGACCGGGGTCAGCGTGGTGGCCAGCCAGGGCGGGGTGATCCCGGACGTGGTGGAGGCGCTGCTCGTCGCCGAGCGCGGCAACGGGCACCGGGGGTCGGTCGCGGTGCCGCAGGACGGGGTGCCGTCGCACAAGGCGAGCACGTGGGTGCTGGGCTTCGCATCCGACGGTGAGCTTCTCTTCGCCGACTACTACCGGCGTCCGCCGAGCTGA
- a CDS encoding HU family DNA-binding protein: MNKAQLVEALTARLGDRRTAAAAVDGVVEVIVETVGAGDSVTLTGFGVFEARRRAARVARNPRTGETVPVAETVVPSFRPGAAFRERIERSDAAAAGATSAPRRPPRTATRTTRTDGVTQIDTDGSRTASGRKPAAKRGTRASPKETATSPARAAGTSAADKGPTSQGATAKSPATKSPAKKSSTKSTPAAAKSSTAKTSTTAKTSTTKKAPTRRPSAEK, encoded by the coding sequence ATGAACAAGGCCCAACTGGTCGAGGCGTTGACCGCCCGGCTCGGAGATCGAAGAACCGCCGCTGCAGCGGTCGACGGAGTCGTCGAAGTGATCGTCGAAACGGTGGGTGCCGGTGACTCGGTCACCCTCACCGGATTCGGCGTCTTCGAGGCCCGCCGCCGTGCGGCCCGAGTGGCCCGCAACCCGCGGACGGGGGAGACGGTGCCGGTCGCGGAGACCGTCGTCCCGTCGTTCCGTCCCGGGGCGGCGTTCCGCGAGCGGATCGAGAGGAGCGACGCGGCGGCCGCCGGAGCGACCAGCGCGCCGCGCCGTCCACCGCGGACCGCCACCCGGACGACCCGGACCGACGGCGTCACCCAGATCGACACCGACGGATCCCGCACCGCCTCGGGCCGTAAGCCCGCGGCCAAGCGGGGCACCCGGGCGTCGCCGAAGGAGACGGCGACGTCACCGGCGAGGGCGGCGGGAACCTCGGCCGCCGACAAGGGGCCGACGTCGCAGGGCGCCACCGCGAAGTCCCCGGCGACGAAGTCCCCGGCCAAGAAGAGCAGCACCAAGTCCACCCCAGCCGCCGCCAAGAGCTCCACCGCGAAGACCAGCACCACCGCGAAGACCAGCACCACGAAGAAGGCTCCGACCCGGCGGCCCTCCGCCGAGAAGTAG
- the leuD gene encoding 3-isopropylmalate dehydratase small subunit, with protein sequence MEPVSTHTGIGVPMRLSNVDTDQIIPAVYLKRVTRTGFEDGLFSAWRNDPSFILNQEPFSRGSVLVAGADFGTGSSREHAVWALMDYGFRVVISSRFADIFRGNSSKGGLVAAEVAQPDVELLWKLLENEPGTEVTVDLREKTVQAKDITVPFDIDDYARWRLLEGLDDIGLTLRHADAIDAFEATRPSRMPTTTG encoded by the coding sequence ATGGAACCCGTCTCCACCCACACCGGCATCGGGGTCCCGATGCGCCTGTCCAACGTGGACACCGACCAGATCATCCCGGCCGTCTACCTCAAGCGGGTCACCCGCACCGGGTTCGAGGACGGGCTGTTCTCGGCCTGGCGCAACGACCCGTCCTTCATTCTGAACCAGGAGCCGTTCTCCCGCGGGTCGGTCCTGGTGGCCGGCGCCGACTTCGGTACCGGTTCCTCGCGCGAGCACGCCGTCTGGGCACTGATGGACTACGGCTTCCGTGTCGTGATCTCGTCGCGCTTCGCCGACATCTTCCGCGGCAACTCCTCCAAGGGCGGACTGGTCGCGGCCGAGGTCGCCCAGCCCGACGTCGAGCTGCTGTGGAAGCTGCTGGAGAACGAGCCGGGCACCGAGGTCACCGTCGATCTTCGGGAGAAGACGGTGCAGGCCAAGGACATCACGGTCCCGTTCGACATCGACGACTACGCGCGGTGGCGCCTGCTGGAGGGCCTCGACGACATCGGGCTCACGCTGCGGCACGCCGACGCGATCGACGCGTTCGAGGCGACTCGCCCGTCCAGGATGCCGACGACCACCGGCTGA